A window from Festucalex cinctus isolate MCC-2025b chromosome 12, RoL_Fcin_1.0, whole genome shotgun sequence encodes these proteins:
- the adprs gene encoding ADP-ribosylhydrolase ARH3: MARAVVAAAGPTSLSRFRGALVAAVLGDCVGGEFEGVEEVPMENVLRHMNSLEDETKGNGILEYSDDTAMARCVVQSLLTRAGFDEHDMARRFAKEYSVSPGRGYGSGVIQVLKKLASPHLTDVYQPARDQFNGRGSFGNGGAMRAAPFALAFPDLADVKKFARLGAMLTHSCSLGYNGAVLQALAVHLALQGALDLPQMFINKLITEMEEVEGDEVSQNDARILKEAEKPFCNRLHRVRDLMDMNKVTIEEVISELGNGIAALQSVPTAIFCVLHCLQPRESLPESYGGLERTIAYSLALGGDTDTIACMAGAIAGAHYGIEVIPQPWIRCCEGADDADVNAERLHMLYSRQVSRGSGTGSDQSSEDTSDSHQKNGTEN; the protein is encoded by the exons ATGGCGAGAGCAGTTGTGGCAGCGGCGGGGCCGACGTCCCTGTCCCGGTTTAGGGGGGCACTGGTCGCGGCTGTGCTGGGCGACTGTGTCGGTGGAGAGTTCGAGGGAGTTGAGGAGGTTCCCATGGAGAATGTACTGCGGCACATGAACAGTCTGGAAGACGAGACCAAAGGAAATG GTATCCTTGAATACAGCGACGACACAGCTATGGCACGTTGTGTGGTCCAATCTCTGCTCACACGGGCTGGCTTTGATGAGCACGACATGGCTCGCAG GTTTGCAAAGGAGTACAGTGTATCCCCGGGTCGAGGTTACGGTTCCGGAGTGATCCAGGTGTTAAAGAAGCTGGCGTCTCCTCACCTCACTGATGTGTACCAGCCAGCCAGGGATCAGTTTAACGGTCGCGGCTCTTTTGGGAATGGTGGTGCAATGAGAGCAGCTCCCTTTGCGCTGGCCTTCCCTGATCTCGCAGATGTCAAAAAG TTTGCTCGTCTGGGTGCAATGCTGACTCACTCTTGCTCCCTGGGCTACAATGGTGCGGTGCTACAAGCATTAGCAGTCCACCTTGCCCTGCAGGGTGCTTTGGACCTGCCGCAGATGTTCATCAACAAGCTCATcacagaaatggaggaagttgAAGGTGATGAGGTCTCACAGAACGATGCCAGAAT TCTGAAGGAAGCCGAGAAGCCGTTCTGTAACCGCCTTCATCGAGTCAGAGATTTGATGGACATGAACAAGGTCACCATAGAGGAGGTCATCTCTGAGCTTG gtaaTGGCATTGCAGCACTCCAGTCAGTCCCAACTGCCATCTTCTGCGTTCTCCATTGCCTGCAACCAAGGGAATCCCTTCCAGAGAGCTACGGTGGCCTGGAGCGGACAATAGCCTACAGTTTGGCACTGGGAGGGGACACGGACACCATAGCCTGCATGGCCGGGGCCATCGCTGGAGCCCACTACGGCATCGAGGTCATTCCTCAGCCCTGGATCCGCTGCTGTGAGGGGGCAGATGATGCAGATGTGAATGCCGAGCGGCTTCACATGCTGTACAGTCGTCAGGTATCGCGGGGGAGCGGGACTGGAAGTGATCAGAGCAGTGAGGACACATCTGACAGTCATCAAAAAAACGGCACAGAGAATTaa